From Erwinia sp. HDF1-3R, one genomic window encodes:
- a CDS encoding phage baseplate assembly protein V gives MSIQLTEIMRLITNLIRTGIVSEVDPVNWLCRVKTGDLETNWIKWLTLRAGNTRTWWKPTVGEQVVLLSLDGNLETAFALPAIYSEAFPPPDYSEDGTTTVFKDGGWFQYEPETGQLLIKDIRSVRIEAADGIQLITDALGIEASQTRINGDTTMNGDVTHGGGSMSSNGVIADKHLHNKVKCGSDSSGGPQ, from the coding sequence ATGAGCATTCAATTAACCGAAATCATGCGCCTTATCACCAACCTGATCCGCACCGGCATTGTGTCCGAAGTGGACCCGGTGAACTGGCTGTGCCGGGTGAAAACGGGCGACCTCGAAACTAACTGGATTAAGTGGCTCACCCTGCGCGCCGGTAATACACGCACATGGTGGAAGCCCACCGTCGGGGAACAGGTCGTGCTGCTGAGCCTGGACGGCAATCTTGAAACCGCTTTTGCGCTGCCCGCCATTTATTCCGAAGCCTTCCCGCCGCCTGACTATTCAGAAGACGGCACCACTACCGTGTTTAAGGACGGCGGCTGGTTTCAGTACGAGCCGGAAACCGGCCAGTTGCTGATAAAGGACATCAGAAGCGTGCGCATTGAAGCGGCAGACGGCATTCAGCTGATTACCGATGCGCTGGGAATAGAGGCCAGCCAGACACGGATTAACGGTGACACCACGATGAACGGCGATGTGACCCACGGCGGCGGCTCAATGAGTTCTAACGGCGTGATTGCTGATAAGCACTTACACAACAAAGTTAAGTGTGGCAGCGATTCGTCAGGAGGCCCGCAATGA